A window of Hordeum vulgare subsp. vulgare chromosome 5H, MorexV3_pseudomolecules_assembly, whole genome shotgun sequence genomic DNA:
CCACAGTAAAATATAGGATGTAcaacttcttcttcatctccaccAATCTTTCAAATGGAAGtttttgtggggtccctgcaagcCACCTTAATTCTGATTTTTCCATAGAAACTCTTGAAAATCCCATtccaatcaacatcaactagtatCCCAAAACAAGATGCAATTTGAGCAAACACCTTCCAAGCACACCACTTTGGAGGAATCCCTTCCACCTGAATCCACACCTCAGTTAACTCTCCATAGTGACCCAACATACCAATCCATTCACAAATCTTGACAGAGACACCATCAATGGGGAGATCAAAAGCTGGGAACTCAATTAGGTCTTCAACCTTCTTCCAAGGAGGAAATCTCAGCAGGAATTTGTTCTCCTCAAGCTCTCTGATTTGCCAAGGCCACTCTTTTCCTTTACGAAAAATCCCATTCAATTGAATGATGAGATCAGAGGCAAAAACCTCTCCTTTAAAAACTTTAAGAATAGCACAGTTCTTAAAGTTCATCCAATTAGATCCATGGGAATATCAATATGGTAGAAACCAAGCCCATTAGCAGCACTTCCAAAAAACTCAACAGAAGGTTGCAGCTTAGCCCAAGCAATACAATTGTTGACATTGTGATTTCCAAAAAAATAAAGCATCTTTTTGGCTCTACACAGTTTCCTACATAGTGACCAGGCCAGCTACAATTGAAACAAATCATATCCTTATACCTTGGATCTAGAGGTTGCACCACAGGTGTAGAaggagcaggaacaacaacttgTCCCACAGCAGCACCAGTAGCCTTAGAACCAGCAATTGGTTTATGGACAGGGCCCCCAGTCTTCACCACAGGAGCTGGGGGTGGAGCAGTAGgagcagtaggagcaggaggaggatgagaagtagCCCCCTGATCCCCTTTTTTCGGAGGCTGTCTCCTAGCGTGATGTCCCCCTCTTTGatccatcttcttcttcacaGCACGCACGAAAGAAAGCTTGCGAGGGCACAAACCCCCACTATCGATCTGGAAATCAGTTGGGATGGGGTCAAATCTACCAGGGTGAACTACAGGATAGCAGTCTTCTACAAAGAAGCAGCCAGATCTAAATTTATCTTTCCTGATCCAGAACAGCTGACTACCTatagaactagggtttggagggggCAGACATGGTTTGTGTCTATTctggcggcggctgggggaaGGGATAACCCAGAGCTGCCCATAAGATTCAGCCACCTCCTCCTCGAAACTGTAATATGGCCCACAAGGCGTATCTCTCTTTCCTACTTTCCTATGCACCACAGATCCTCTGATCAATGGTTTAGAAACTGCCCTTGTCCCCAGAAGAGGCCAATCTTTTATACTCTTATCCAAATCAGCTCCCACTGTTGGAGAAACAACCTTTTTACTTTCCTGTTTTCTTTCCTTAAACCTCCCTTTTCCACAATCCACCACTGACCCGCGTattatattattttctttctcatTTAGCTCATTTATATTCAACTCCACGAAAACAGCGTCACCAGATTTATGTTCACCATCGGCAGAAGCCGGAATATCTATCTTCTGACGTGAATTCACAGACAGTTCTATCATCTCTTGAGATTTGTCCTCGGGTATAAACCCAGTTATTATCGCCATACAACTATCGAACTCCTATTCATCATTGGAGGAACAAACCTACAACTACAATCCCCAGCATCATTCGCAGAAGCAGAGGAGGAATTTCCTGATTCAACATCAGAACATTGCCTCAACTCACACAAACCTCCAGGCTCGTTTGATCCTGATGCAGGGATATCGGGTGGAATACAAATCCCTCCAGAAATCTTATCTGAATCCAAATCTGAAGTAAGACTACTACCTCCAACAACAACCAAAAAGTCGCACGGGGCCTTCTTCTGATCCCTCTCCCCCCATCAGTGATCAGACGATCACAGCAACCAGTCATCGAAATTATATGCCGGAAGGGAAAAGGAACAGATCGACTAACCCGATTACGATGAGGAAGAACCAAACCTCGATCTCCTGGCCATGGCGGTGGTTCGAAACGATGAAGCTCCTCCCCCACCCGACGTCCTCGCCGCGAAGTAGTTCGCCGCGAAGCACGCCCGCCAGGAGCCCGCGAGATCAACTAGCTTGAGGAGGATCGACCCCCGGCGGCAGCTCCTCGCGAGGAATCTGAGACAGCTCCAGCACCGACGGCGGCCTGATGTTGAGGAGGAACGGAATCGACGATTTGAATCGGCTCCATTTCCTCGCCACTCCTGGATCCGTGGCCTCTGCCTCCCGCATCGCCCAATACATGAACTCGTAGTCCATGCCTCCATCGTCTCCGCAGAAACGAGCTCGTTCCGCGAAGGTTGCCATGCGGATTATCTCGACCATCACCGCTGGCCAACTTGCTCGATCCGGAAATTTCCCCCGAACCACCCATATCATCTCCGCACGGGCCTCCTTCGATCGAAGTTCTGCTGATGGTAGCAGCATCATCGGGGTTGGAGCGCCGAGAGCCCGCGGCGGCGACACCATCTCCGTGCGGAGTCGCCGCACCCGGATCCTTCTTCTCTCGCCCGCCATCGAGAGAGGCCGAGGAAGAGGAATCGCACCCGATGCAACCGCGACCCTCTGACGGATAGGAATGGGATTCGTCGTGCGTCGAAGGCTGGGAGTGGAGGGGAGGCTCGAGGCCAAGTGGAGACGGGCGGTGGGGCAGCTCGAGGGTGAGCGGTGGGCGGCAGTAATTGCCATTAATGGCGGTAGGTGAAACCTCGCCCGTCGCCACGCCCGAGCGGGTTGGTGTTAGTTTAGCCATCCATTCTTAGGGCTaatctattaacccagtgcctaggaccagttgttgttttctgcgtgttttttggcttttcaggaaacaATACCAAACCGAGTCCAAACACTATGAAACGTTTTGATGCTTTTTTCGAATCAAAAAAGACCTGAAAGCTTCGAAGGGAGACCAAACAACGCACGAGGAGATAACAAGGCAACAAGGCATGCCTAGGGGGTAGACGCACCCCTTGCCTTGTGGGCAGCTCGTCGATCCGTCTGACCTAATTCCCTTCCCTACTAGAGGGGTCTTGGCATCACTATGGATATTATCACATGAAGAACATTTTCATGGGAGAAGGATAGTAGATGGAGCTAAGCTCAACAAAGTGATTGACAATACATTATTAGCTAACCCTAGATGAAGATGGGGAAGGAGTATTTATGGTACTAGACAAAATAGAGTGGTATCAATATAGTGACGTACAAGTGCAAACTGCAGGAAGCTTCGTCTCTGCGTTTCGTCCGTTATTTTTTTTGAGCGGCGTCTGACCGCCGGCCGTCTTGTTTTCTAGCCGTCGTCCCGCCGTTAACCTCGGAACCAAGTGGCCTATATCTACTTCCGCACCACGACCATGCACAGGCAGAGTTTCGAAGCTATACAACTCAACACGGTCGATCTCGAGCGCCGGCGAGCGAGCGATCTCAGCTGTGCCCGTCGATGTCGATGGCCGGTGGTCGCCTGCCCGCCGTCTTCAAGCGCCTCCTCCAGTTCACTGGCATCTCTGTTGCCATAGCTGTTGCCGTGAAGCCCCTGACGACGTCGTCGCTGCCGCCTCCGGTCGACCCGCACGCTAAGGCTAAGCTCGCCCGTGGCGACGGGTGGGATGCGGCACTCCTCGAGCCGCTCAACGCCGGCCTCCGCGGGGAGATACTCAGGTACGGCGACCTCGCGCAGGCCACCTACGACGCCTTCGACAACCGTTATTGGTCCCGGAACTGCGGCACCTGCCTCCACGGCCTCCGTCGCATGCTCCCGGCGCTCGGGCTCGCCGGCCACGGGTACGTCGCCACCGCGTTCATCTACGCGACCTGCGACGTCGATATCCCCCGGTGGCTCATGGCGCGGCTCCACGCTGACGCCTGGGACGACCACGCCAACTGGGCCGGGTACGTCGCGGTCGCCGGGGCGGAGGAGGCCAGCCGCGTCGGTCACCGGGACGTCGTCGTCGTGTGGCGCGGCACGATGGCGGCGGAGGAGTGGTTCATGAACCTGAGGACGAGCTTCGTGCCGTTCGACACCGCCGCCGGCGACGGCGCCATGGTGGCCGAGGGCTTCCACACCTTGTACACGTCCAGCAACGCCGGGGACAGCTACGGCGCGCGCAGTGCCCGTGACCAGGTCGCCGACGAGCTCAAGCGGCTGGTGGAGCACTTCGGGAAGCGCGGCGAGGAGGTCCGCGTCACCTTCACGGGGCACAGCCTCGGCGGCGCGCTGGCCCTGCTCTCGGCCAGGGACGCCGCGGCGGCGCACCCGGGCGTCCCCGTCCGCGCCGTGACCTTCTCCGCGCCGCGCGTCGGCAACAGGGCCTTCTCCGACGGCCTCACATCGCGCAACGTCAGCGTCCTGCGCGTCGTCGTCATGACCGACCTCGTGCCGCTCCTCCCCCGGACGGCGCTCGAGGCCTCCGTCGCCGGAGTGGTGGGTGGCCTGTGGGCGCTGGCCGGCCTCCGGCAGGCGTCCGCGTACGTGCACGTCGGCCACGAGCTCGCGCTGAACGTCTCCAAGTCGCCGCACATAAAGGACTCTCCCGACCGGGTGGGATCTCATAACCTGGAGCTGTGCTTGCACCTGCTCGACGGCCATGAGACCGCCGCCGGCGCGTTCCGGCAGGACGGTGCGCCGCGGCGAGACGTGGCGCTGGTGAACAAGCGATCCGCGATGCTGCACGACAAGGAGGGCATTCCGGAGGAGTGGAGCCAGATGGCGAACAAGGGGCTCGAGCGTGACGGGTCCGGCCGGTTGGTGGTGCCGGAGCGGGAGCTCGACGACATGCCGATGGCGGACGACGTGCTGCCGGTGTCGGAGCTGGACTAATGCGTCGGATGACCCGCGTGTGTTGTGTGTGCTACTACGCTCAGAAACACTTCTCGTTTCATGTCTTTGCACGTGCTCCCAGTGTCAGCTTgcttagtgtgatgatgtgttaaGTAAGTAATTAGTTTGTTCATAAACTGTACATTTGCAAGCTTTTTAATTATGGTAAACAATTATCGGTTCTGCTAAAACACATTTAGATGTGAGATAAATATTACACATGTAGGTTATATATCATTGCTCTTACATTTTTCGAACCGGGCTCCTTCCCTTTCAATTATATTCATAACGGAAATACAATGTCTTGCGGACCACAAATAgagagaaggaaaaggaaaaaagcgAGCACGTGACAATGCCAGGAAACCCATTGTCTACGCCTGTCATCAGGAACGATAGACTGTAGGGCGAAAACCTGACATCATCAACCACCGCGCATAATAAAACTAGCCTACCAACATAAAAGTATCACTCGAATATCCCCATACAACATACCGCCAACCAAGCTCAGAAGTGCAAAAGCGAAATGACCAAACTGATACCACAACAAGAGATACTATTTTTGGTTGTCATCAGCCCATCCAGCAAGCGCCATCAACTCTCCTGGCAACTTCAACTGCATTACCATTTCTCccaaccttcttcttcatcagcttGCTCAGTAGTTTCTGGCATCGGAGGCCCGCACAGCAACAACATCTGAGATGCATTTTCTTTCAGCATTTTGGCACCTTTTTAGACGACCTCCATCATCGCAGGTTTCTGCAAGCCTATCCAGTATTTAAGAAATGCATAAGATGTAAAGATAATTTCAAAAGGACTATTGATCCATTTCCTCTCAAATGTGGCACGATTCCGGGCCAGCCACATTGCCCAGCAAATCGCAGCTAAGCCAACAGTATAAACATCATAGAAATCAGGCAAAAAAGCATATAACCATGCATAAAACTGCCATATAGAATTTGGGACATAACTAGTTCCAAACATAGCTCCCACGGTCCTCCAAACCACCCTGGCTACTGGACACAATAAAAGTAAGTGCTGAGCCAATTCAGGTTGCTCACAAAATGAACATTTGGGGTCCCCTTGCCATTGACGTTTCTTCATGTTGTCTCTAATAAGAATAGAGTATTGGAAAAGTTGCCacaaaaatatttgaattttcaGAGGAATCTTGGCCCCCCAAATCCATTTATAACTGGATCCCGCAAGGTTTTTTTTCAACCACCTGTACATAGATTTAGTCAAGTATTCTCTGAAATTATCCAACTTCCAGTATACCTCATCATTCTTATCTCTATCAATCTTTCCCAACACATACCCCTTCATTTCAACCCACTTTTGGAACAGTTCACTGGACAATCTCCTTCTAAATGAAGAAAGATGGTTCATATTATTCGTCTTGTCTACAGTACACTCCTTATCCATACAGATTTTAAACAGTTCATGGTATTTGTCTTTTAAAAGAAAGTTACCCCCAAGTCATCTAGTCAAAGGCTAGCTATGTTTCCTTTGTTCAGTTGGACCCCTCTACCAGCCATATAGTGCTCTTTGACTTTCAATATAGCTTTCCAACATGGGGAGTCATTAACTTTCTGTTTGACCCTAGCCACTGAGGATTTTTTAAGATACTTAGCTTTCACAATATCCTGCCACAGTTCTTCCTTTTTCTCAAATTTCCACCACCATTTTGTCGGCACGCTAATATTTTGCTTCCTCAAATCCTTTACCCCGAGTCCCCCTTTCATCTTGGACCTACAAACACGAGTCCATTTCACCATATGATAACATTTTCTCCCATTACGATGCCAAAAAAAATTCCTCCTAGGCTTGTCCCATCTTTCCAGAGTAGTTTTCCTAATCAAGGACGTGCACATATAATAGGATGGAATGTGTGACAGTACAACATTGACTTTAATAAGTCTGACTCCGCTAGACAAAGTTTCATTGATCCAGGTTTCCTCATGGCTAGTAAATTTATCATCAACTAACAACCAGTCATTGCCCTTAAGGCCAGCACAGCTGGCACGCATGCCCACGTATTTAATGGGAAAAGACCCAATCTCACAGTTAAACATTTCAGCATAGTTTTTCACTGTTTCATTATCAGCACCAACCGAGAAGATCTCACTTTTCAGAAAATTGATTTTTAGGTCTCACATAACCTCAAACAGATATAGCAACAATTTGATATTAAGAGCATTACTAGGATTATCTTCAAAGTATAAGATGGTATCATTAGTATACTGTAGTATAGCTACCCCATGTTCCACTAAGTCTGCTGCTAATCGTGTAAACAAACCATTTTCCTGCGCCTTAAGGACCATCTTTGTCAGGAAAACAGCTGCCAGATTAAATAGGAAGGGAGATAAGGGGTCACCGTGTCTCACTCCTTTGGCACTTTGGAAGTAATCCCCCACCTCGTCATTCAAATTTACACTGATAGTGCCTCCCACCAATATTTTCCTAACCCAATCTATCCATTGGGTGTTAAACTTCCTTTTTCTATGACATTCTAACAGGAAATCCCAATTTACTTTGTCATAGGATTTTTCGAAATCGAATTTGAGCACAATCCCAGGTTTCTTACGAGCATAGGAATGGTGCAGAATTTCATGAAGCGACATAATTCCATCCATGATATCCCTATTCATAATGAAAGCGTTTTGGTGCCTACTAAACAGAATATCAACAAAAGGTTCCAATCTAATAGTAAGCACTTTAGTAATCAGCTTGTATACACAACGAAGCAAGCATATAGGTCTGAATTGTTGCATTTTATTAGCCCCGACCACCTTGGGAAGCAAAGTTATAATACCATAGTTAAGTCTCTCCACATCAAGCTTATTCTCGTAAAACCATTCAAAAAGCAACATCACATCCTTCTTCACAATATCCCAGCAATATTGAAAGAATTCAATTGGAATGTTATCAGGACCAGGAGCTTTATTCTGTTTCATAGAAAACAAAGCATTTTTAATCTTCATGTCCGAAAAAGGTCTTAGAAGGATAAAAATATCAATATCACCCAACTTCTCCTTCTCTACCCacatattgttgtcaatcccgcacAAGTCTCCAGGAGCAGGCCCAAAAAGCTCTTTGTAAAAGTCAGTGGCATGCTTAAGAAGATTCTTGTTTCCTTCAATTACCATATCTCCACAATTAAGCAAAAGAGTTGTATCCCTCCTCCTTCTACCATTCACCGTCCTATGGAAGTATTCCGTATTGCTATCACCCTTCAACAACCAATTTTCATGGGATTCCTGCAACCAGGCTATCTCCTCTTCTAATAGAAGGTTATTCAACTCAACTAGAAGGTCAACCTTTTTACAGTAAAGCTCAGGGCTCGAGGTATCGTTTTCTTGCAACTTCTCAAGGTATCCCAGTTCCTCTCTCACCACTTTCTCCTCTTCCTGGCTTTACCAAAGTTATCCGAGCCCCAACCTTTGAAATATTTCTTAAATCTTTTCACCTTAATGTTCATAATGTCAATAGGATTGTTAGATCGCACAGGTTTCATCCAAACTTTGGCCACCAGAGGTAGAAAATCAGGTTTATTTACCCAGTTTAGATCAAACTTAAATTCTCTTTTACCAGTAAGAATAGGCACATTATCATCAGTATTAAGGATCAGGGGACAATGATCCGAAATCTCTCTCACAATCttcctgacaaaggtaaaagggaACAGACACTCCCAAGATTTGGACATGAGAACTCTATCCAATTTATCTAAGGTTGGCTCCCGCTGATTATTAGACCAAGTATACATGCCACTACTCATATCCACCTCTCGCAAGGAAAGAGAATTGATTATGGAATTAAAAAGATTCGAGGAATGACCCAACTtaactttcttattcttctcatcAGTAAATTTGAGAATATTAAAATCTCCTCCTACAATATATGGGCATGCTATATCTCCACACATCGCTGCAAATTCTGTAAGGAATTCAACCTTAAATTCTTCATGCGCAGATCCATAAACCACCAGAATACAACAGTTCATTTTCAAACTTTTGTCCCACAACTCAAGTTTCATAACATACTTGCCCATAGTACAATTCACCAAATCAAAGACATTGTTCCAATATATCCACATAAGATACCCACCGACTTCCCTTCCGATGTAATCCAATTCCAACAAAAAGCATCCCCAGGATCAACTTTCCTCAAGAATTTAGAGGAAAAATCTTTTTTCATAGTTTCCTAAATCCCAACAAAGTCAAGTTTATACTCTCTAATCAAATCAGACAGATATGTCACCATGCTTCTCTTTCCAATCCCCCTACAATTCCAAAATAGACTAAacattttttcctattttctggagATTGAGCTTTGTTGCCAGGTTTACCAAGAGCCATGGTCTTACCTGCAACTCCACTCAACTTTTGATTTTGACTTCTGGTCATAGGTTTAGAAATCATGacattctctttttttttctggaTCTAATAATTGtaaaatcatcatcatccaagTTCCCCTCCTCCACCCAAGCTGTGTTCAAGGGAGAtgattctccagcagcattggtaATAAACAACATTTTCTTTTGCTGCTCTTCATTTTTATCTACCTTTTTTTGCAATATTAGCCCTAGATATTTCAAGTTCTCTAACAATATCTATAGTAGCGAAGTTATCATCAGGGATATTCACACCCATTTTAGCAGCAGTAGAAACAATCTCTAAATTTGATAAAACTTCAAAGTAGTTACCAGGACACACTTCCTTACCTTGCAAATTTCCTTTTTTAGTCATCTTCTCAGCCCTCATGCCCACATGCTCCATATTGATCCCCGCAGTCCTTTTACTGAACCTCATTTGCATTTCCTCCACAATAGGTGGTGTAgaaattgatacgtccattttgcatcatgctttcatgttgatatttatcgctttatgggttgttattgcacttcacggtacaatacttatgccttttctctcctattttgcaaggtttacatgaagagggagaatgacggcggctggaattctggcctgaaaaaggagaaagtttgagatacctattccgcgcaactccaaaagccgtgaaaatcaacgaggatttattttggaatttataaaaaaatactgcgccgaagaagtagcagaggggagccagcaggaggccacaagcctactaggcgcggcctaaGCCCtgaccgcacctagggggcttgtgggctccctattggccctctcccccctcttttgctataaggagggttttgttcctgAGAAAAATCAAGagcaggctttcgggaggaatcactgCCGCCACGggtcggaacttgagcagaaccaatctagagctccggcagggtcgtcctgccggggaaactttcctcccggaggaggaaatcatcgccatcgtcatcaccaacactcctctcatcggaggggactcatcaccatcaacatcttcatcagcaccatctcatctccaaaccctagttcatctcttgtaactaatctccgtcacgcgactccgattggtacctgtaaggttgcaagtagtgttaattactctttgtagttgatgctagttggattacttggtggaagattatatgttcagatctttgatgctagtcattacctctctggtcatgaatatgattatgctttgtgagtagtcacttttgttcctgaggacatgggataagtcatgctataagtagtcatgtgaatttggtattcgttcgatattttaatgtgctgtatgttgtctctcctctagtggtgttatgtgaacgtcgactacataacacttcaccattatttgggcctagaggaaggcattggaaagtagtaagtagatgataggttgctagagtgacacaagcttaaaccctagtttatgcgttgcttcgtaaggcgctgatttggatccactagtttaatgttatggttagactttgtcttaattcttctttcgtagttgcggatgcttgcgagaggggttaatcataagtgggatgcttgtccaagtaagggcagtaccaaagcgccgttccacccacatatcaaactatcaaagtagtgaacgcgcatcatacgaacatgattaaaactagcttgacagaaattcccgtgtgtcctggggagcgctttacctcctataagagtttgtccaggcttgttgatacgtccattttgcatcatgctttcatgttgatatttatctctttatggtctgttattatactttgtggtaccatacttatgcattttctctcttcttttgcagggtttatttgaagagggagaataccggcagctggaattctggactggaaaaggagcaagtctgagtcctctattttgcgcaactccaaatgccctaaaaatcaacgtggaattttttgggaatatataataaatactgggctaaagaagtgtcagaggggagctgccaggggcccacaacctggttgccacggcctacccccctagtcacggcaacagggcttgtgggcaccctggtggcccactggcccccctctttttctatatgaagggtttcgtccaagaaaaaaatcaaggtggagcttttttgtggattctccgccgccacgaggctgaacttgagcagaaccaatctagagctccggcaggacgatcttgccggggaaacttccctcccggaggggtaaatcgtcgccatcgtcatcaccaacactcctctcgtcagaggggagtcatctccatcaacatcttcatcagcaccatctcctctccaaaccctagttcttctcttgtaaccaatctccgtcacgcgactccgattggtacttgtaaggttgctagtagtgttgattactctttgtagttgatgctagttggattatttggtggaagagtttatgttcagatccttgatgctactcattacacctctgatcatgattatgattatgctttgtgagta
This region includes:
- the LOC123397777 gene encoding phospholipase A1-Igamma1, chloroplastic-like: MSMAGGRLPAVFKRLLQFTGISVAIAVAVKPLTTSSLPPPVDPHAKAKLARGDGWDAALLEPLNAGLRGEILRYGDLAQATYDAFDNRYWSRNCGTCLHGLRRMLPALGLAGHGYVATAFIYATCDVDIPRWLMARLHADAWDDHANWAGYVAVAGAEEASRVGHRDVVVVWRGTMAAEEWFMNLRTSFVPFDTAAGDGAMVAEGFHTLYTSSNAGDSYGARSARDQVADELKRLVEHFGKRGEEVRVTFTGHSLGGALALLSARDAAAAHPGVPVRAVTFSAPRVGNRAFSDGLTSRNVSVLRVVVMTDLVPLLPRTALEASVAGVVGGLWALAGLRQASAYVHVGHELALNVSKSPHIKDSPDRVGSHNLELCLHLLDGHETAAGAFRQDGAPRRDVALVNKRSAMLHDKEGIPEEWSQMANKGLERDGSGRLVVPERELDDMPMADDVLPVSELD